The window TTAagtgatttattattaaaactGAAGTTGTTTCCGCTGTGAAGTTGTTTCCGCTGATAGTTTTAGTATGTTGTCCGTATTTAAGTTGGTTTTAAAATTcgtttgcttttaaaaatacaagGGTTTCGAATTGGATATcatatcaaaataaaaatcccatatactttttagacaaaaaaaaatctaacaataatacaattaaaatagtcttcacccgttgcaacgcacggatattttttctatttaaattaaaaaaaaatagaaataaacaaaattagAACCAGAACATGGTCCACATTGGACATTGGACATTGGGCCTTGCTGCTTGGCTGGTCTAATCAAGCCGGTAGTGGCAGGTCACCACATGGGGTCGTCTGGCGGGTTGTGCACGATGTGTCTGCATGGCTGAAAAAATTGCCGCATCTGCAACTGCAACTGCTACAATAATCGTCAGTTCCCAGATCCATGGACACCTCCACTCTCCTCATCGCTCTCAcgctcgtcctcctcctgctgctgctgaccgcacgacgccggcgaagcgggaggctgcggctgcggctgccgcCGGAGCCAccgggcctcccgctcgtcggcCACCTGCACCTCTTCAGGAAGCCGCTCCACCGCACCCTggcgcgcctcgccgcccgccacggcgCCGTGTTCCGCCTCCGCCTGGGatcccgccgcgtcgccgtcgtcgtgtcgtccgcgcccgccgccgaggAGTGCCTCGGCGCGCACGACGTCGCGTTCGCCGGCCGCCCCCGCCTGCCGTCGGCCGGGATCCTGTCCTACGGCTGGTCCACCATGGGCACCGCCGCCTACGGGCCCTACTGGCGCCAcgtccgccgcgtcgccgtcgccgagatcCTCTCCGCGCACCGGGTGCGGCAGTTCGCCGGCGCCCACGCCCGCGAGGCGCGCGCCACGGCGCGACGCCTCTGCCGCGCGGCGTCGCGCCAGCGCCACGGCGCCGGGGCGGCTGCAGGGCGCGTGCGGGTGGAGCTCAAGTCGCGGCTGTTCGAGCTGCTCATGAACACCATGATGGCCATGATCTGCGACAAGACCTACTACGGCGCGTAAGATCACCATGATGCATGACTCGTAAGTTCTTTTGGTTAACCACCATGGATCTGGTATAACTCTgtgcagcgacgacgacggcgaggtgagCGAGGAGGCGAGGTGGTTCAGGGAGATGGTGGAGGAGACGATGGCGCTGAGCGGGGCGTCGACGGTGTGGGACTTCCTGCCGGCGGCGCTGCGGTGGGTGGACGTGGgaggggtggggcggcggctgtggcggctGCGCGAGAGCCGGACGAGGTTCCTGCAGGGGCTGATCGACGACCAGAGGAAGGAGATggagcacgacggcgacgggcgtgagctgccggcggcggcggcgaggccgaggagCATGATCGGCGTGCTGCTGTCGGTGCAGAGGCAGGACCCCGAGGAGTGCCCCGACCAGCTCATCAGCTCCTTGTGCATAGTGAGTACAAAAATGCTTTGGTCATGCTTGCGCGTGTTGGTGCGGAGTACTACGAGTGAAATGTCGCTTCCGGGGATGGGGCTCACAAGTTTTTTTCAGCATGACGTGACGCCGCTGATGCCTTGTTGATGGTAGGGCTGTCCACGTGGCGCCCTCGATCCAGCTCGTCAGCAAGTTCACCACCCCACACACcgcaaacccccccccccccccaaccccgaattttttttgaaaataatacGATTCTAATGGAAAATCGCACAAATATAGATCGGTCGGACGAAATTACAAGTTTAATACACTGTCGAACAACCGTGGTTTGACAGGGAACCTGTCGAACTTACCTCATGAACTGTTGCAGTTTGACGGGTTagtggtcaaaaaaaaaaagtacgtgCTACAGTACTCGGTAGGGACCTATCGAACAAGGGAACAGGTAGTGTTCGATAGGTGTGATGCTACAGTGTTTTTCCTTtcataaaaattattttatcaCCTGTCGAACTGTGGTTATTCGATAGGTGCCATGTCGAACCACGGTTGTTCGATAGGATGCTAAACTTGCGATTTTGTCTGACTGATATATATTTGtgcgattttccattaaaatcgtattattttcaaaaaaattcccCCCAACCCCACCCCCATaaaaaatgatattattttaaccgatttttttaatttggcgGTATTTGTTCACATTTCaccaaattttgttaaaaaaataattttggaaTATTGTCACCTTC of the Oryza sativa Japonica Group chromosome 2, ASM3414082v1 genome contains:
- the LOC4329425 gene encoding cytochrome P450 81Q32 — encoded protein: MDTSTLLIALTLVLLLLLLTARRRRSGRLRLRLPPEPPGLPLVGHLHLFRKPLHRTLARLAARHGAVFRLRLGSRRVAVVVSSAPAAEECLGAHDVAFAGRPRLPSAGILSYGWSTMGTAAYGPYWRHVRRVAVAEILSAHRVRQFAGAHAREARATARRLCRAASRQRHGAGAAAGRVRVELKSRLFELLMNTMMAMICDKTYYGADDDGEVSEEARWFREMVEETMALSGASTVWDFLPAALRWVDVGGVGRRLWRLRESRTRFLQGLIDDQRKEMEHDGDGRELPAAAARPRSMIGVLLSVQRQDPEECPDQLISSLCISSLEAGTGTSTDTIEWAMSLLLNNPDVMRKARDEIDAFIGQPVRLLEADDLPKLQYLRCIIMETLRLYPPAPLLVPHESSSDCTVAGFHIPRGTMLLVNTFDIHRDPHIWDEPTSFIPERFEDGRSEGKMAIPFGMGRRKCPAENLGMQMVGLGLGTMIQCFEWERVGEELVDMTEGSGLTMPKKVPLEAFYQPRASVMHLLS